A portion of the Liberibacter crescens BT-1 genome contains these proteins:
- a CDS encoding beta-lactamase hydrolase domain-containing protein yields the protein MNIIKITEKFSISSQPLLTDFSELKRKGFVKIINNRCDNEEPGQLTSENEREAAYAIGLEYAHIPISGRMNITDVNKNDFLHAINSSPQPVIAHCKSGARSFGLWIKSGIFKIQDEQELLEIAERLGLDKKLAANWINTLRNENL from the coding sequence ATGAATATTATTAAAATAACTGAAAAATTTTCAATTTCATCTCAACCATTATTAACGGATTTTTCTGAACTTAAACGCAAAGGTTTTGTTAAGATCATTAATAATCGTTGTGATAATGAAGAGCCTGGGCAGTTGACTTCAGAAAATGAGAGAGAAGCTGCGTATGCTATTGGATTGGAATATGCTCACATTCCTATTAGTGGCAGGATGAATATTACTGACGTAAATAAAAATGATTTTTTACATGCTATTAATAGCAGTCCACAACCAGTGATAGCGCATTGTAAGAGCGGCGCACGTTCTTTTGGTCTTTGGATAAAGTCTGGAATATTCAAAATACAAGACGAACAAGAATTGCTTGAGATTGCTGAAAGACTTGGTCTGGATAAAAAATTAGCTGCTAACTGGATTAATACACTCCGTAATGAGAACTTATAA
- a CDS encoding sensor histidine kinase NtrY-like: MKNSKTVSEKKILRTSIFFLLSGWSLIGSSMLAGGALLCAITTLIILLGLTPISPTDSGIIVYSVGINAIFSIGLILLIIREVRSLLREKSHGRAAARLHIRMAVQFSLVAIIPAILVAIFAFITLNTGLDRWFSIRTQSIVQFSKDVAAAYIEQNAFYLQSQTETMAEELERNHSLFNLNREKFIEILTNQARNRGLLGAFLVKRDGSVIIGANIKTEKRLPAVPSDVWESVLKGKITLIPPGITNLVGAICKLNNLPGAFLYTMRIVDFEVMQARELAERNIEEYKTMDKDRTTIQIAFAVVYLTFVLFVLVSAIWTAIAVADRLVRPIRLLISAANSVTSGNLSVIVPVEGSDDDINHLSHTFNKMIVEIRSQQDEILKAKSEVENRRRFIEAVLSGVNAAVIGIESNQKITIVNRFCELLLRKSAKDLIGKYLFDVSPEISSVFVEAKTRYREDFCKQISFINNNTEHTISVHITNEEDNGKSYVITIDDITDLVVAQRSNAWADVARRIAHEIKNPLTPIQLSAERIQRRYGNQINPNDRQIFEQCTQTIIRQVNDIDRMVDEFSSFTRMPKPSLQLIDLTTIINDAIFLREIEADDITFIRDLGNVSLEGMFDGRLLGQAFGNLIKNAVESIRTVHSHEERSEKKILVSAIYDKEHDYFIIDIIDNGRGLPVENRHRIFEPYVTMREEGTGLGLTIVKKIVEDHGGQLELNDAPVDFDNGRGAMIRVRLPYIKITEIKTSSNNGKEIDES; encoded by the coding sequence ATGAAAAATTCAAAAACTGTATCTGAAAAAAAAATATTGAGAACTTCCATATTTTTTTTATTATCTGGTTGGTCTTTAATTGGTAGTTCAATGCTAGCTGGTGGTGCTCTCTTGTGTGCAATCACTACTTTGATTATTTTATTAGGTCTAACTCCTATCTCTCCTACAGATTCTGGTATTATAGTTTATTCTGTAGGAATTAACGCGATATTTTCTATAGGATTAATTTTATTAATTATTCGAGAAGTTAGGTCTCTTCTTAGAGAAAAATCGCATGGTCGTGCAGCTGCACGCTTACATATCCGTATGGCAGTGCAATTTTCTTTAGTTGCAATAATTCCTGCTATTCTTGTCGCAATTTTTGCCTTTATAACTTTAAATACTGGCTTGGATCGTTGGTTTTCTATCCGTACTCAATCAATAGTTCAATTTTCTAAAGATGTAGCTGCAGCCTATATAGAACAAAATGCTTTTTATCTTCAGAGTCAAACTGAAACAATGGCCGAAGAACTTGAGCGTAATCATTCTTTATTTAATCTCAATCGTGAAAAATTTATTGAAATTCTTACAAATCAAGCACGTAATCGTGGTTTACTTGGAGCTTTTCTAGTAAAACGTGATGGATCCGTTATAATAGGAGCAAATATAAAAACAGAAAAACGTCTTCCTGCTGTACCTTCAGATGTCTGGGAATCTGTTTTAAAAGGGAAAATAACTCTTATTCCTCCAGGAATAACAAATCTTGTAGGAGCTATTTGTAAACTCAATAATTTACCTGGAGCTTTTCTTTATACAATGCGAATTGTTGATTTTGAAGTGATGCAAGCCAGAGAACTCGCAGAAAGGAATATTGAAGAATATAAAACAATGGACAAAGATCGGACAACAATTCAAATTGCTTTTGCTGTTGTTTATCTTACTTTTGTATTATTTGTTCTTGTTTCTGCAATTTGGACAGCTATTGCTGTTGCGGATCGTCTTGTAAGACCTATTCGTCTTTTGATTAGTGCTGCTAACAGTGTTACTTCTGGTAATTTGAGTGTTATTGTCCCTGTAGAAGGTTCAGATGACGATATTAACCATTTATCACATACTTTTAATAAAATGATTGTAGAAATTCGTTCACAACAGGATGAAATTCTTAAAGCTAAAAGTGAGGTAGAAAACCGTCGGCGTTTTATTGAAGCAGTTTTATCAGGAGTAAACGCAGCTGTCATTGGCATTGAAAGTAATCAAAAAATTACTATTGTAAACCGTTTTTGTGAACTCTTACTAAGAAAATCGGCAAAAGACCTCATAGGAAAATATCTTTTTGATGTTTCTCCAGAAATTAGTTCCGTTTTTGTAGAAGCAAAAACACGTTATCGTGAGGATTTTTGTAAACAAATTAGCTTCATAAATAATAATACAGAACATACAATTTCTGTTCATATTACAAACGAAGAAGATAACGGTAAGTCTTATGTGATTACTATAGATGATATCACTGATTTAGTGGTAGCACAGCGTTCTAATGCTTGGGCTGATGTAGCTAGGCGTATTGCACATGAAATTAAAAATCCTCTCACACCAATTCAACTTTCTGCTGAAAGAATTCAACGTCGTTATGGTAATCAAATTAATCCAAATGATCGACAGATCTTTGAACAATGCACACAAACAATTATTAGGCAAGTCAATGATATAGATCGAATGGTGGATGAATTTTCTTCTTTCACGCGTATGCCTAAGCCTTCTTTACAATTAATTGATTTAACTACTATTATCAATGATGCAATATTCCTTCGTGAGATAGAAGCAGATGATATTACTTTTATACGTGATTTAGGTAATGTTTCTTTGGAGGGTATGTTTGATGGACGTCTATTAGGTCAGGCTTTTGGTAATCTTATAAAAAATGCAGTAGAATCAATCCGAACTGTTCATTCTCATGAAGAAAGAAGTGAAAAAAAGATTCTTGTATCTGCTATTTATGATAAGGAACATGATTATTTCATTATTGATATTATTGATAATGGTCGTGGTTTACCTGTGGAAAATCGTCACCGTATTTTTGAACCATATGTTACAATGCGCGAAGAAGGTACAGGTTTAGGCCTTACAATTGTTAAAAAGATTGTAGAAGACCATGGTGGGCAACTTGAATTAAACGATGCGCCTGTTGATTTTGATAATGGTCGCGGAGCGATGATTCGTGTACGTCTTCCATACATAAAAATCACGGAGATAAAAACTTCTAGTAATAATGGAAAAGAAATTGATGAAAGCTGA
- a CDS encoding sigma-54-dependent transcriptional regulator, protein MKADILIVDDEKDIREMVSGILVDEGYTTRTAHDSNTALMEISNHVPQLVLLDIWIEGSSMDGMSLLDEIKNHYPDIPVVMISGHGNIETAVSAIKRGAFDYIEKPFETDRLLVSVHRALENSSLKREVCQLRRQIGEEELIGSSVAVSQLRQTIDRVAPTNSRVMIFGPSGSGKELVARLIHKKSARRSGSFIVLSAANITSEFMEIALFGIEGSSERPRKIGLLEEAHQGTLYIDEIADMPRETQNKILRVLVEQQFERVGGVKRVKVDVRIISSTAVNLENRISEGLFREDLYYRLAVVPIRVPALIERREDIPILTENIIKKICQQIGIRSRYINDDAMAILQAYEWPGNIRELRNNLERIIILTNREESESEITADMLPADLSEFLPKISIDNNYRIMALPLREAREMFEKNYLIAQINRFGRNISRTAEFVGMERSALHRKLKSLGL, encoded by the coding sequence ATGAAAGCTGATATTTTGATTGTTGATGATGAAAAAGATATCCGTGAGATGGTATCTGGTATCCTTGTTGATGAGGGTTATACGACACGCACTGCGCATGATTCCAATACTGCTCTTATGGAAATTTCTAATCATGTTCCCCAACTTGTGTTATTGGATATATGGATAGAAGGTTCATCTATGGATGGTATGTCTTTGCTTGATGAAATAAAGAATCATTATCCGGATATTCCAGTTGTCATGATTTCTGGACACGGGAATATTGAGACAGCAGTTTCAGCGATAAAACGAGGAGCGTTTGATTATATAGAAAAGCCCTTTGAAACAGATCGATTGCTGGTAAGTGTTCATAGAGCATTGGAAAATTCGAGTCTCAAGCGAGAAGTTTGTCAATTAAGAAGGCAGATAGGAGAAGAAGAATTAATTGGTAGTTCCGTAGCTGTTTCACAGTTACGTCAAACTATAGATCGAGTAGCTCCAACGAATAGTCGAGTTATGATTTTTGGACCATCAGGTTCTGGAAAAGAACTTGTTGCTCGTCTTATTCATAAAAAATCTGCAAGAAGATCTGGATCTTTTATTGTTTTAAGTGCAGCAAATATAACATCTGAGTTTATGGAAATTGCACTTTTTGGTATAGAAGGTTCTTCTGAAAGGCCAAGAAAGATTGGCTTGTTAGAGGAGGCTCATCAGGGGACTCTTTACATTGATGAAATTGCAGATATGCCACGTGAGACACAAAATAAAATTTTGCGTGTACTTGTTGAGCAGCAATTTGAGCGGGTTGGTGGGGTTAAACGTGTTAAAGTGGATGTACGTATTATTTCATCTACAGCGGTTAATCTTGAAAATCGTATCTCAGAAGGGCTGTTTAGAGAGGATCTTTATTATCGCTTGGCAGTAGTTCCTATTCGAGTTCCTGCTCTTATTGAAAGAAGAGAGGATATTCCTATTTTAACAGAGAATATAATAAAAAAAATTTGCCAACAAATAGGAATACGATCTCGGTATATCAATGATGATGCTATGGCTATTCTTCAAGCATATGAATGGCCAGGAAATATCCGTGAACTGAGAAATAATTTAGAGCGAATTATAATTCTTACGAACAGAGAAGAATCAGAATCAGAGATTACTGCTGATATGTTACCTGCAGACCTTAGTGAATTTTTGCCGAAAATTTCTATAGATAATAATTATCGTATCATGGCTTTACCCTTGCGCGAAGCCAGAGAAATGTTTGAAAAAAACTATTTAATAGCGCAAATTAATAGATTTGGAAGAAATATTTCTCGTACAGCAGAATTCGTTGGTATGGAACGTTCAGCCCTTCATCGAAAATTAAAATCTCTGGGATTGTAG
- a CDS encoding DUF1344 domain-containing protein: MIKVFLGVLLFFSTSITSVLAETLDITAHVREIKPNSLSLVLDDGKTYQVSEEFNFDGLQVNNKVIVRYTVVNGKRMINDLEIIH, translated from the coding sequence ATGATAAAAGTATTTCTTGGAGTGTTACTATTTTTTAGTACATCTATCACATCAGTATTAGCTGAAACTTTGGATATTACTGCTCATGTACGAGAGATTAAACCGAATAGTTTATCTCTTGTTCTTGATGATGGGAAAACATATCAAGTATCAGAAGAATTTAATTTTGATGGTTTGCAAGTCAATAACAAGGTAATCGTTCGATATACAGTCGTTAATGGTAAGAGAATGATTAATGACCTAGAAATCATTCATTAG
- the fabI gene encoding enoyl-ACP reductase FabI, which yields MPITNNLMKKKRGVIFGVANNRSIAWAIAKACHEAGAEIALTWQGNALKKRVEELVEDMDVFMAGHCDVTDEKSIEAVFMNLEKHWGKIDFLVHAIAFSDKNELTGRYINTTRHNFSNTMDISVYSFTALAARAESIMNDKGSLLTLTYYGAEKVMPHYNVMGVAKAALEASIRYLAVDMGKRGIRVNSISAGPIKTLASSGIGDFRYILKWNEYNAPLKRNVSAEEVGKSALYLLSDLSSGVTGECHYVDAGYHVIGMKAEDAPDISTVLNGEKLHAK from the coding sequence ATGCCGATAACAAACAATCTGATGAAAAAGAAACGAGGGGTTATTTTTGGAGTAGCCAATAATCGCTCCATTGCTTGGGCAATTGCAAAAGCTTGTCATGAAGCAGGTGCTGAAATCGCTTTGACATGGCAAGGTAATGCACTAAAAAAGCGTGTTGAAGAGCTTGTTGAAGATATGGATGTTTTTATGGCAGGTCACTGCGATGTTACAGATGAAAAAAGTATTGAAGCTGTCTTTATGAATTTAGAAAAACATTGGGGAAAGATAGATTTCCTTGTGCATGCCATTGCTTTTTCTGACAAAAATGAGCTAACGGGTCGTTATATAAATACCACTCGACACAATTTTTCCAATACTATGGATATTTCTGTTTACTCGTTTACTGCTCTAGCAGCCCGTGCAGAATCGATTATGAACGATAAAGGAAGCCTTTTAACCCTTACATATTACGGTGCTGAAAAAGTCATGCCCCATTATAATGTTATGGGAGTTGCTAAAGCAGCGCTGGAAGCTTCAATTCGATATCTTGCTGTCGACATGGGAAAACGCGGGATACGTGTGAATTCTATATCTGCTGGACCAATAAAAACATTAGCTTCTTCTGGAATAGGTGATTTTCGGTATATTTTAAAATGGAATGAATATAATGCACCCCTAAAACGCAATGTATCAGCAGAAGAAGTTGGAAAATCAGCTCTCTACCTGCTCTCTGACCTTTCTAGCGGTGTGACTGGTGAATGTCATTATGTAGATGCAGGATATCATGTAATCGGAATGAAAGCTGAAGATGCACCCGATATATCAACAGTCCTGAACGGCGAAAAACTTCATGCAAAATAA
- the pdxH gene encoding pyridoxamine 5'-phosphate oxidase, which produces MQKDNILATAKDYVPVTENDYVDREEPFQLFQEWFKEAELSEPNNPNAAALSTVDETGMPNARMVLFKDFGYRGFVFYTNYSSTKGRELLANPKAAVCFHWKFLCRQFRLRGLVEKVDDIDADTYYASRPREHQISAWASKQSQPLPCRFVLDKEVMKYTTLYAFRDIPRPSWWSGFRIRPLFMEFWNERSSRLHERIVFSCNNLEDSQWKKMIVYP; this is translated from the coding sequence ATGCAGAAAGATAATATTTTGGCAACTGCAAAAGATTATGTGCCTGTAACTGAAAATGATTATGTTGATAGGGAAGAACCTTTTCAGTTATTTCAGGAATGGTTTAAGGAAGCTGAGCTTTCTGAGCCGAATAATCCGAATGCAGCAGCGCTATCTACGGTAGATGAGACAGGAATGCCGAATGCCCGTATGGTTTTGTTCAAGGATTTTGGGTACAGAGGTTTTGTATTTTATACCAATTATAGTAGCACTAAAGGTAGGGAGCTTCTTGCTAATCCCAAGGCAGCAGTATGTTTCCATTGGAAATTTCTATGTCGTCAGTTTCGGTTGCGTGGTCTTGTTGAAAAAGTTGATGATATTGATGCCGATACCTATTATGCTTCACGCCCAAGAGAGCATCAGATTTCTGCATGGGCATCTAAGCAGTCACAACCATTACCGTGTCGATTTGTGTTAGATAAAGAAGTCATGAAATATACAACACTCTATGCGTTCAGAGATATTCCTCGACCTTCTTGGTGGTCAGGTTTTCGTATTCGTCCACTTTTCATGGAGTTTTGGAACGAGCGTTCTTCTCGATTACACGAAAGAATTGTATTCTCCTGTAATAATTTAGAAGATAGTCAATGGAAAAAAATGATTGTTTATCCTTAA
- a CDS encoding glutamate--cysteine ligase yields MNTDSLNQIIVTSIEDLIEYFCSGIKLEKELSIGVEHEKFIFTKSMHTPIPYIGERSILTLLQALKKNLGWETITDQGHLIGLYNPIDHAAISLEPGGQFELSGAPLNNLHETNLEIYGHITALKQITDPLDLGMIGMGSNPKWTLEETPRMPKSRYKIMAEYMPKVCKNGLDMMYRTCTAQVNLDFLSEADMAKKMLIAMKLQPLATALFAASPFTEGHPNGMKSWRSQIWRNTDSKRTGLLPFVFKPDFGFNDYIQWALDIPMYFVIRDENYHTCTDITFRQFMNGALKYRIKDWQPTLQDWSNHLSTLFPEVRLKQYIEMRGTDSGTPDKILAVSAFWVGLLYDSSALEAIDTLTSQWSFADINLLHISVPWQGLEATINKIPLSKIASQVVAIAKDGLKARAKRNSQNEDETTFLLPLEKMINSQMTLADEMLDAYYRLWGNSVEPCFESYAY; encoded by the coding sequence ATGAATACTGATTCCCTAAACCAAATTATTGTAACATCTATTGAAGATCTCATTGAATATTTTTGCTCTGGCATTAAATTAGAAAAAGAATTGTCTATTGGTGTAGAACACGAAAAATTCATTTTTACGAAATCAATGCATACCCCTATTCCCTATATAGGAGAGAGAAGCATTTTAACTCTCTTACAAGCTCTCAAAAAAAATCTAGGATGGGAAACAATTACCGATCAGGGTCATCTTATTGGTTTATATAATCCGATTGATCATGCAGCGATATCTTTAGAGCCAGGAGGACAATTTGAGCTCTCAGGAGCACCTTTAAACAATCTTCATGAAACAAATCTTGAAATATATGGGCATATCACAGCATTAAAACAAATCACTGATCCACTTGACCTGGGAATGATCGGCATGGGCAGTAATCCAAAATGGACATTAGAAGAAACACCACGAATGCCCAAATCACGCTATAAAATTATGGCCGAATATATGCCAAAAGTCTGTAAAAACGGTCTTGATATGATGTATCGAACGTGTACCGCCCAAGTCAATCTTGATTTTTTAAGTGAAGCAGATATGGCAAAAAAAATGCTTATTGCCATGAAACTGCAACCATTGGCAACTGCTCTTTTTGCTGCTTCGCCTTTTACAGAAGGTCATCCTAATGGCATGAAATCATGGCGCAGCCAAATCTGGCGCAATACTGATTCTAAACGTACTGGCCTTTTACCCTTTGTCTTCAAACCAGATTTTGGCTTTAATGATTATATACAATGGGCACTTGATATCCCCATGTATTTTGTAATTCGTGACGAAAATTATCATACCTGTACTGATATCACATTTCGCCAGTTTATGAATGGCGCATTAAAATATAGAATAAAAGATTGGCAACCAACCCTTCAAGATTGGTCCAATCATCTTTCAACACTATTCCCAGAAGTACGACTTAAACAATACATTGAGATGCGTGGCACTGACTCAGGTACCCCTGATAAAATTCTTGCAGTTTCAGCTTTCTGGGTAGGTCTTTTGTATGATTCTTCAGCATTAGAAGCTATTGATACATTGACCTCCCAATGGTCTTTTGCAGATATCAACTTACTGCATATCAGCGTTCCTTGGCAAGGATTGGAAGCAACAATTAATAAAATACCTTTGAGTAAAATAGCATCTCAAGTTGTGGCTATCGCCAAGGATGGACTCAAAGCACGGGCTAAACGCAATTCTCAAAATGAAGATGAAACCACCTTTCTGCTCCCTTTGGAGAAAATGATCAATAGCCAAATGACTCTTGCCGATGAAATGCTAGACGCATACTATCGTTTATGGGGCAATTCTGTTGAACCCTGCTTTGAAAGCTATGCCTATTGA
- a CDS encoding 16S rRNA (uracil(1498)-N(3))-methyltransferase: MVQRSLLKRLFIEFPLQAGKQGAANEKQYHYIKHVLRMKEGEEILLFNGHDGEWIGNISYLSGKRLIFNIIKQIRQQKKSGNFEYLFSLLKVERLDYIIQKAVEMGFATIRPVITDHTQGKITNMNRLLDYAVGAAEQCGILSIPRIEKPIKLTTLLENWPPNKQIIFADERQKTRNPLETLTQLSTTSLAILIGPEGGFSIEERQRLQELPFVSAVSLGPRILRSDTAAVALMVLVQALYGDWRNNDR; this comes from the coding sequence ATGGTTCAAAGGTCATTATTAAAACGTCTTTTTATTGAATTCCCTTTGCAAGCTGGAAAACAGGGAGCCGCTAATGAGAAACAATATCATTATATCAAACATGTTTTACGAATGAAGGAAGGTGAAGAGATTCTTCTTTTTAATGGACACGACGGAGAATGGATAGGCAATATTTCTTATCTATCAGGTAAACGCCTTATTTTTAATATTATTAAACAAATTCGACAACAAAAAAAGAGTGGAAATTTTGAATATCTTTTTTCTCTTTTAAAGGTCGAACGCCTTGATTATATCATCCAAAAAGCAGTTGAGATGGGATTTGCAACTATCCGACCAGTGATCACTGATCATACACAAGGGAAGATAACCAACATGAATCGTCTATTAGACTATGCTGTTGGTGCAGCAGAGCAATGTGGAATTTTAAGTATTCCACGAATTGAGAAACCTATTAAACTTACAACACTTCTTGAAAATTGGCCACCAAATAAACAAATTATTTTTGCAGATGAACGGCAAAAAACAAGAAATCCCCTGGAAACCCTTACGCAATTATCAACAACTTCTTTAGCAATCCTTATAGGACCAGAAGGAGGCTTTAGCATAGAGGAAAGACAAAGATTACAAGAATTGCCTTTTGTAAGTGCTGTTTCTCTAGGGCCAAGAATTCTTCGATCAGATACTGCAGCAGTAGCACTAATGGTTTTAGTCCAAGCATTATATGGTGACTGGCGTAATAACGATAGATAG
- a CDS encoding DUF3422 domain-containing protein, producing MVSKNLKLSFYPDRDAALNEIHARPSFPVSSPDIVFQMTIMSEASLEEHYDILRKISGNNNLFMPSDDALSYSIPWEYGTLFWERHKEFSSWFWNTPVTEKFGQKADIYPFQENIPLPGLFMSGTRIEVRPPGLLVDEAIKTFNSTSLCRSMVANNQAQVITDFHQDEEGFTRILVVDYGMSSLARSFLVQRLIDIDVYRTLSMLCLPLIKKLSPEIMSIETNLTRVTQNMTLNARENFDSLLLEITSLAVRLEASAAMSIRRFAASVAYSEIVSERIAMISEIAVPGFETLGVFLERRMAPAMRTCRAFEKRQSVLSTKLSRVTIIIRSWVDVEKMRQSNSLLESMDRRADVQSRISRAVENFSIFAVAYYLLMLIKELSTALQEVGININNRVFILLIFPFMLFGCWYFMKRIYDAHQL from the coding sequence ATGGTTTCTAAAAATTTGAAATTGTCTTTTTATCCAGACAGAGATGCTGCTTTAAATGAAATTCATGCTCGTCCTTCTTTCCCTGTTTCTTCGCCAGACATCGTTTTTCAAATGACCATTATGTCAGAAGCTTCTCTTGAGGAGCATTATGATATCCTTAGAAAAATTTCAGGCAATAATAATCTTTTTATGCCATCAGACGATGCTCTCAGTTATTCCATTCCCTGGGAATATGGAACATTATTTTGGGAGCGTCATAAGGAATTTTCTTCCTGGTTTTGGAACACTCCTGTTACAGAAAAGTTTGGGCAGAAGGCGGATATTTATCCTTTTCAAGAGAATATTCCTTTGCCAGGATTATTTATGTCAGGAACTAGGATTGAAGTTCGGCCGCCTGGTCTCTTGGTTGATGAGGCAATTAAGACATTTAATTCCACTAGTCTTTGCCGTTCCATGGTTGCTAATAATCAGGCGCAAGTTATTACTGATTTTCATCAGGATGAGGAAGGTTTTACTCGGATATTGGTGGTGGATTATGGTATGTCGTCACTGGCTAGAAGCTTTCTTGTTCAGAGACTTATTGATATTGACGTTTATCGTACATTATCAATGTTATGTTTGCCTTTAATAAAAAAGCTTTCTCCTGAAATTATGTCAATTGAAACGAATCTTACACGTGTTACACAAAATATGACCTTAAACGCTCGTGAAAATTTTGATTCCTTGTTGTTAGAGATAACCTCTCTTGCTGTCAGGCTAGAGGCAAGTGCAGCAATGAGTATACGACGTTTTGCGGCTAGTGTTGCATATAGTGAAATTGTTTCTGAACGTATAGCTATGATTTCTGAAATTGCCGTTCCTGGTTTTGAAACATTGGGTGTGTTTTTGGAGCGTCGTATGGCGCCTGCGATGCGGACTTGTCGAGCCTTTGAAAAACGGCAATCAGTCCTTTCAACAAAGCTCTCACGAGTGACTATTATTATTAGAAGTTGGGTTGATGTTGAAAAAATGCGTCAGAGCAATTCGTTGCTGGAATCAATGGACAGGCGTGCAGATGTACAATCAAGAATAAGTAGAGCTGTAGAAAATTTTTCTATTTTTGCTGTTGCTTATTATCTATTAATGCTCATAAAAGAGTTATCTACAGCACTTCAAGAAGTGGGTATTAATATTAATAATCGTGTTTTCATACTTTTGATCTTTCCTTTTATGCTTTTTGGATGTTGGTATTTTATGAAACGTATCTATGATGC